The Dasypus novemcinctus isolate mDasNov1 chromosome 2, mDasNov1.1.hap2, whole genome shotgun sequence genome includes a region encoding these proteins:
- the CXCL14 gene encoding C-X-C motif chemokine 14, translated as MRLLTAALLLLLLALCAARVDGSKCKCSRKGPKIRYSDVKKLEMKPKYPHCEEKMVIITTKSVSRYRGQEHCLHPKLQSTKRFIKWYNAWNEKRRVYEE; from the exons ATGAGACTCCTGACGGCCGcgctgctcctgctgctcctgGCGCTGTGCGCCGCTCGCGTGGACG GGTCCAAATGCAAGTGCTCCCGGAAAGGGCCCAAGATCCGCTACAGCGATGTGAAGAAGCTGGAAATGAAGCCAAAGTACCCGCACTGCGAGGAGAAGATGGTTAT CATCACCACCAAGAGCGTGTCCAGGTACCGGGGGCAGGAGCACTGCCTGCACCCCAAGCTGCAGAGCACCAAGCGGTTCATCAAGTGGTACAATGCTTGGAATGAAAAGCGCAG GGTCTACGAAGAGTAG